The genomic interval GAACAGCTTCCCCCTGCTTTCTGGAGATGAGGACAAAGAAGCTGACAACACCCGTTCCCATGATATCTAGCGAGATGATTTTCTTTATCAGATCTCTGTTGATCAGAACTCCTAAGAGTCCAATCAGGACAAGAAGAAGAGTCAACCGTTCAGCCACTTCTCGATCACCTCTTTTCCAGTAAAGAAGAGAGCGTCCGCGTAAGAAAGGTCATCGAATCTGAATTCATCTCCCACTTCTACTTCTGCACTTTCGAACCAGACGAGGTAATTCTCCGGAACAAAAATCCTCGATGGTTTCAAACTTTCAATCACCTTCTTCATCGTTTTCTTCCGCACTCTGTCACCGAGAGATGGATCGAATGGCCCCGCGACCACGTACTTTCTCAGCTCAACAGGAACGTGATATCCTATTCTGATCACCTTTGTCCCCCAGCCCTCAAAAATGCAGACTAGATCAGAACAAATATCTACCACTTCTTCGACATTCAAAGGTGTGTACTCTCCTTCTTCCATCACCCTGTGGAGTTCCGTTCCTTCAAAAACGAGTGTCGGGTGTATTCTCACCATATCCGCTCCACATTCCACGGTCCTCAGCGCGGACAGAATTTCCCCTTTTCGATCACTTCCCGGAAGTCCTACCATCAGATGAACACTGAGAATAAATCCGTTCTTTTTGATGAGTTTGCAGGCTTTTTCAGCTTCCTCGGAGGTGTATCCTCTCTTCGACCTCTCGAGCACCTCATCCAAGAAAGACTGTACTCC from Thermotoga sp. Mc24 carries:
- a CDS encoding elongator complex protein 3; the encoded protein is MKIIPIFLPYAGCKKRCVFCDQIKATGQTKIPSLDDIARIIEEYSRTSNGYELGFYGGTFTGLSEEKMEEYLSFVKRFSVVKSIRVSTRPDEINERKLKILKKYGVNMIEVGVQSFLDEVLERSKRGYTSEEAEKACKLIKKNGFILSVHLMVGLPGSDRKGEILSALRTVECGADMVRIHPTLVFEGTELHRVMEEGEYTPLNVEEVVDICSDLVCIFEGWGTKVIRIGYHVPVELRKYVVAGPFDPSLGDRVRKKTMKKVIESLKPSRIFVPENYLVWFESAEVEVGDEFRFDDLSYADALFFTGKEVIEKWLNG